In one Prosthecochloris aestuarii DSM 271 genomic region, the following are encoded:
- the cimA gene encoding citramalate synthase — translation MKERNAIELYDTTLRDGTQGEKINLSVQDKLLIAEKLDEFGADYIEGGWPSSNPKDEEFFRKALGLRLSNAKICAFGSTARKPDNIANDPNLAGLLASETPVITIFGKTWKAHSAVSLGLCDEENAELIYRSVEHLKKEGREVLFDAEHFFDGYKDNPAFAIKMLLSAEEAGADRLVLCDTNGGTLPNEIYEIVKDVASSTTVPLGIHSHNDGDLAVANALSALRAGAMHVQGTINGIGERCGNANLISIIPNVVLKMNGRFRHKLQLNQLTPLSKFVYEILNMPPDNRAPFVGRSAFAHKGGIHVSAVMKESSLYEHIDPKSVGNRQRVLVSELSGQSNIRYKANELGINLPADNAALFKTLVQRIKTLEHEGFQFDVAEASFELLLRHQLGQFKPFFTVLESKLHIESGKNRESVDQAVLKIEVCDEIELTAADGDGPVNALDKALRKSLRGFYPEIRSMRLVDYKVRVLEEKKGTSAKVRVLIESSDGQNSWSTVGVSPNIIDASLQALSDSINYYLFTYRTEKANRLSTAQSAS, via the coding sequence ATGAAGGAAAGAAACGCAATCGAACTCTACGATACAACGCTCCGGGACGGAACCCAGGGTGAAAAAATCAACCTCTCCGTACAAGATAAGCTGCTTATTGCTGAAAAACTCGATGAGTTCGGTGCTGACTATATAGAAGGAGGATGGCCCAGCAGCAATCCCAAGGATGAAGAGTTTTTCCGAAAAGCGCTCGGCCTGCGTCTCAGCAATGCCAAAATCTGCGCATTTGGCTCAACAGCCAGAAAACCGGACAATATCGCAAACGATCCGAATCTTGCAGGCCTCCTCGCTTCTGAAACACCGGTCATTACCATCTTTGGTAAAACCTGGAAGGCACACTCCGCTGTAAGCCTTGGCCTCTGCGATGAAGAAAATGCCGAGCTCATTTACCGCTCTGTCGAGCATCTCAAGAAAGAAGGACGTGAAGTGCTCTTCGACGCAGAGCATTTTTTCGATGGTTATAAAGACAATCCCGCCTTCGCCATCAAAATGCTTCTCTCAGCCGAGGAAGCCGGAGCGGACCGACTGGTCCTGTGCGATACGAATGGAGGAACCCTCCCGAATGAAATCTATGAAATAGTAAAAGATGTAGCATCATCGACCACTGTCCCGCTGGGAATTCATTCACATAATGACGGAGACCTTGCTGTAGCCAATGCCCTTTCAGCTCTCAGAGCAGGCGCGATGCACGTTCAGGGCACGATCAACGGAATTGGCGAACGGTGCGGCAATGCCAATCTTATCAGCATCATCCCCAATGTCGTTCTGAAAATGAATGGGAGGTTCCGCCACAAACTGCAGCTCAACCAGCTGACACCGCTCTCAAAGTTCGTTTACGAAATTCTGAACATGCCTCCTGATAACCGGGCCCCGTTCGTCGGACGATCAGCATTTGCCCACAAAGGAGGAATTCATGTCAGTGCCGTTATGAAAGAGAGCTCACTCTACGAGCACATTGATCCGAAAAGTGTCGGAAACCGTCAGAGAGTTCTTGTTTCAGAGCTCTCAGGTCAGAGCAATATTCGATACAAGGCAAATGAGCTTGGAATTAACCTCCCGGCTGATAATGCAGCCCTCTTTAAAACGCTTGTTCAGCGCATTAAAACACTCGAACACGAAGGGTTTCAGTTTGATGTCGCCGAAGCATCGTTTGAACTGCTTCTGCGTCACCAACTCGGCCAGTTCAAGCCGTTTTTCACTGTTCTGGAATCCAAGCTCCACATCGAGTCCGGAAAAAACCGCGAATCAGTCGATCAGGCTGTCCTGAAAATCGAGGTTTGTGATGAGATTGAGTTGACAGCAGCAGACGGTGACGGGCCGGTCAACGCTCTGGACAAAGCATTACGAAAATCGCTTCGTGGATTTTATCCTGAAATCCGCAGCATGCGCCTTGTCGATTATAAGGTTCGCGTACTTGAAGAAAAAAAAGGTACCAGCGCCAAAGTGAGAGTCCTTATTGAATCCAGCGATGGTCAGAACAGCTGGTCGACGGTAGGCGTTTCACCCAATATCATCGATGCAAGCCTTCAGGCGCTCAGCGACAGCATTAACTACTATCTGTTCACATACAGAACAGAAAAAGCAAACCGCCTCAGCACTGCCCAATCCGCCTCATAA
- a CDS encoding 3-isopropylmalate dehydratase small subunit has translation MDSIIQGKAYVLGKNIDTDQIIPAEHLVYSLSDPEEVKLYGKYALSGVPVAEAGLPEGNTPFVADSSFESEYVIIIAGPNFGCGSSREHAPFALQVAGVKAIVAESYARIFYRNCVDGGFVIPYETSEQLNKSVLTGDELKIDVQNNTITNLTQNITYTLSPLGDVLEIVKAGGIFAYARQENLMA, from the coding sequence ATGGATAGCATCATACAAGGAAAAGCCTATGTGCTGGGCAAAAACATCGATACAGACCAGATCATTCCTGCCGAACACCTCGTCTACAGTCTCTCAGACCCTGAAGAGGTCAAGCTCTATGGCAAATACGCCCTTTCCGGCGTACCGGTTGCCGAAGCAGGTCTTCCGGAAGGAAACACTCCCTTTGTCGCAGACAGCAGTTTCGAGTCTGAATACGTGATCATCATCGCGGGTCCGAATTTCGGTTGTGGCTCATCTCGTGAACATGCGCCCTTTGCACTCCAGGTTGCCGGCGTCAAGGCAATTGTCGCAGAATCCTATGCCCGAATTTTTTACCGCAACTGCGTCGATGGCGGATTTGTGATCCCTTATGAGACTTCAGAACAGCTCAATAAATCCGTTCTGACAGGTGACGAACTGAAAATCGACGTCCAGAACAATACGATTACCAACCTGACCCAGAATATCACCTATACCCTGTCGCCGCTCGGTGATGTTCTTGAAATCGTCAAGGCAGGCGGCATTTTTGCCTATGCCAGGCAGGAAAACCTTATGGCTTGA
- a CDS encoding 3-isopropylmalate dehydratase large subunit, producing MAQTITQKILARAANRKFVNAGENVWLNVDILLTHDVCGPPTFDIFKEKFGPDAKVWDPEKVVVLPDHYIFTENEHAHRNIDLLRTFAAEQNLPNYYDVGTDRYKGVCHVALAQEGFNLPGTVLFGTDSHTCTSGAFGMFGTGIGNTDAAFILGTGKLWEKVPESMKFVFDGAMPDYLTAKDLILQILGDIGTDGATYRAMEFDGSAVYQLPVEERMTLTNMAIEAGGMNGIIAADEVTEAYVKARTSKPYEIFHSDPDAIYHSIYHYNVEELEPVVAQPHSPDNRATVRSVQGTRITKSYIGSCTGGKLSDFKMAAKILNGQQVSIQTNIVPATVEVAKSLETEQYEGKSIRKVLEDAGCTIAQPSCAACLGGPADTFGRSEDNDLVVSTTNRNFPGRMGSKKAGVYLASPLTAAASAITGRLTDPREFLS from the coding sequence ATGGCACAAACGATAACGCAGAAGATTCTGGCCAGAGCTGCCAATCGAAAATTTGTTAACGCAGGTGAAAATGTCTGGCTCAACGTCGATATTCTCCTTACGCATGACGTATGCGGACCTCCGACCTTCGATATTTTCAAGGAAAAATTCGGCCCGGACGCCAAAGTATGGGATCCTGAAAAAGTCGTTGTACTACCCGACCACTACATTTTCACAGAAAACGAACACGCACACCGTAATATCGATCTTCTGCGCACTTTCGCTGCAGAACAGAACCTCCCCAACTATTACGATGTCGGTACCGATCGTTACAAAGGAGTCTGCCATGTTGCGCTTGCACAGGAAGGCTTCAACCTTCCCGGCACCGTCCTCTTCGGGACCGATTCCCATACCTGTACATCGGGTGCGTTCGGCATGTTCGGGACCGGTATCGGCAACACCGATGCCGCCTTCATCCTGGGAACAGGAAAACTCTGGGAAAAAGTCCCTGAATCAATGAAATTCGTTTTTGACGGTGCCATGCCGGACTATCTCACCGCCAAAGACCTTATCCTTCAGATCCTCGGCGATATCGGTACCGATGGGGCGACCTACCGGGCCATGGAATTTGACGGTTCGGCAGTCTATCAGCTTCCTGTCGAAGAGCGTATGACCCTTACCAATATGGCAATCGAAGCCGGCGGCATGAACGGCATCATTGCTGCTGATGAGGTCACAGAAGCCTATGTCAAAGCACGAACCAGCAAACCATATGAAATCTTCCATAGCGACCCGGATGCCATCTATCACAGCATCTACCACTATAATGTTGAAGAACTCGAGCCTGTCGTAGCCCAGCCGCACAGCCCGGACAACCGCGCAACTGTACGAAGCGTTCAGGGCACGAGAATCACCAAATCCTACATCGGCTCATGCACCGGAGGCAAGCTTTCCGATTTCAAAATGGCTGCAAAAATTCTCAACGGCCAGCAGGTGTCGATACAAACAAATATTGTTCCTGCAACCGTTGAAGTTGCCAAAAGTCTGGAAACAGAACAGTATGAAGGCAAGTCAATCCGCAAAGTCCTGGAAGATGCGGGCTGCACTATCGCACAGCCATCCTGTGCAGCATGCCTTGGCGGCCCGGCCGATACCTTTGGGCGTTCGGAAGACAACGACCTGGTCGTATCAACGACAAACAGAAACTTCCCCGGCCGTATGGGCAGCAAAAAAGCAGGGGTCTATCTTGCTTCGCCCCTGACGGCCGCTGCATCCGCCATTACCGGAAGGCTTACCGACCCGAGAGAGTTTCTCTCTTAA
- a CDS encoding 2-isopropylmalate synthase — translation MSQKEKVLIFDTTLRDGEQSPGASLNVQEKIEIARQLEKLNVDVIEAGFPASSPLQLEAVRRVGEESSRIVAALARAVEHDISTAWKALQSARHPRIHTFISTSDIHIMGKFGHERYGKTLAEKQKTILRMAVDAVLYAKTFCHDIEFSAEDAGRTDPGYLAEVIEAVIDAGATTVNIPDTTGYTWPSEFGKKIADLKERVTNIDQAVISVHCHNDLGLAVANTLSAIENGARQAECSINGIGERAGNASLEEIVMALKVRSDLHDYSTGITTREIYNTSRMVSSFTGLIVQPNKAIVGDNAFSHESGIHQDGMLKNRQTYEVMTPQSVGVPETHIVLGRHSGKHGLQSRLLVLGYKVEGEELDKVYQRFLSVADKKKEIYDDDLRVLMGDEFNRPAEPIELDYLHINSGTASIPTATVRIKTRGRTFEESSTGDGPVDACFRAIERALKLDSLLNSYSVRSTSAGRQALGEATVRLRDGDNFYTGRGVSTDIIEASAKAYLQALSFHEDALQNDNNNSIDNGI, via the coding sequence ATGAGCCAGAAAGAAAAGGTTCTTATATTCGATACGACATTACGCGACGGCGAGCAGTCTCCTGGGGCATCGCTCAACGTTCAGGAAAAAATTGAGATTGCCAGGCAACTCGAAAAACTCAATGTTGATGTGATTGAGGCCGGATTTCCGGCCTCCTCGCCGCTTCAGTTAGAGGCAGTCCGACGAGTAGGCGAAGAGTCCTCCAGAATTGTAGCGGCTCTTGCCAGAGCGGTTGAACACGATATCAGCACAGCGTGGAAAGCGCTTCAAAGCGCTCGACATCCTCGTATCCATACGTTTATCAGTACATCGGATATCCATATCATGGGCAAGTTTGGCCATGAGCGCTATGGAAAAACACTGGCTGAAAAACAAAAGACCATACTCCGGATGGCAGTCGATGCTGTCCTCTACGCAAAAACCTTCTGTCATGATATCGAGTTTTCGGCAGAAGATGCTGGACGCACCGATCCCGGATATCTTGCAGAAGTCATTGAAGCCGTTATCGATGCCGGAGCAACAACCGTCAATATTCCCGATACAACCGGCTACACGTGGCCATCGGAATTCGGAAAAAAAATAGCGGATCTGAAAGAAAGGGTCACCAATATTGACCAGGCGGTCATAAGCGTTCACTGCCACAACGATCTCGGCCTCGCCGTAGCAAATACTCTCAGCGCCATAGAAAACGGGGCACGTCAGGCAGAATGTTCTATCAACGGCATAGGAGAAAGAGCGGGAAACGCATCGCTTGAGGAGATCGTTATGGCCCTCAAAGTACGCAGTGACCTGCACGACTACTCCACCGGCATTACAACACGTGAAATATACAACACCAGCCGGATGGTATCGTCGTTCACCGGACTTATTGTACAGCCAAATAAAGCTATTGTAGGCGACAATGCATTTTCCCATGAGTCGGGTATCCATCAGGACGGCATGCTGAAAAACCGTCAGACCTATGAGGTCATGACGCCTCAGTCGGTAGGAGTTCCCGAAACCCATATCGTTTTAGGGCGTCATTCCGGCAAACACGGCCTTCAGTCAAGGCTGCTTGTGCTCGGCTACAAGGTTGAGGGCGAAGAGCTTGACAAGGTCTATCAAAGATTCCTCAGCGTTGCCGACAAGAAAAAAGAGATTTATGACGATGATCTGAGAGTGCTCATGGGTGACGAATTCAACCGCCCTGCTGAGCCTATTGAACTCGATTATCTGCACATCAACAGCGGGACCGCATCCATACCGACGGCAACAGTACGGATTAAAACCCGTGGCAGAACATTTGAAGAATCGTCCACGGGAGACGGACCGGTTGACGCCTGCTTCAGAGCGATCGAAAGGGCTCTGAAACTCGATTCACTTCTCAATTCCTACTCGGTACGTTCAACCTCCGCCGGCAGGCAGGCTCTTGGAGAAGCAACGGTGCGGCTCAGGGACGGAGATAATTTTTATACAGGGCGAGGCGTTTCCACCGATATTATTGAAGCAAGTGCAAAAGCATATCTGCAGGCACTGAGCTTTCATGAGGATGCCTTGCAAAACGACAACAACAATTCAATCGATAACGGGATATAA
- the leuB gene encoding 3-isopropylmalate dehydrogenase, with product MFKIVSIPGDGIGPEVVASAIRVINTLARQHGLEITIEEHLFGGASYDVHGEMLTQETLEACRKCDAVLLGAVGGPKWENLPHEKKPEAALLGIRKELGLFANFRPAKVYDALVNASSLKPEILAGTDFMVIRELTGGIYFGEPRGYDDTRGWNTMVYEHYEVERIARLAFDAAMKRKKQLVSIDKANVLESSQFWRNIVHEVHKDFPEVELIDMYVDNAAMQIVRDPKQFDVIVTKNLFGDILSDISGMITGSLGMLPSASIGSSHALYEPIHGSAPDIAGQNKANPIATIASAAMMFEHSFCMKNVADEIYSAIEKTLASGFRTADIANPEDTIVSTTEMTDAIVANLEAS from the coding sequence ATGTTCAAGATTGTCTCTATACCCGGTGACGGGATTGGACCGGAAGTGGTGGCAAGTGCCATCCGGGTCATCAATACGCTTGCCCGACAGCATGGCCTTGAAATTACAATCGAGGAGCACCTTTTCGGAGGTGCCTCCTATGATGTTCACGGTGAGATGCTGACCCAGGAAACCCTCGAAGCCTGCCGCAAATGCGATGCGGTTCTCCTTGGTGCGGTCGGTGGACCGAAATGGGAAAATCTGCCTCATGAGAAAAAACCCGAAGCGGCCCTCCTCGGGATCCGCAAGGAACTCGGTCTGTTTGCCAATTTCAGACCAGCCAAAGTCTACGATGCGCTGGTCAATGCGTCATCACTCAAACCTGAGATTCTTGCAGGCACCGATTTCATGGTCATCAGAGAACTGACCGGCGGAATCTACTTCGGAGAGCCAAGAGGTTATGACGACACCAGAGGCTGGAATACGATGGTCTATGAGCACTATGAAGTCGAGCGCATTGCCCGTCTTGCCTTTGATGCAGCCATGAAACGCAAGAAACAACTTGTCTCAATAGATAAAGCCAACGTTCTCGAAAGCTCTCAGTTCTGGAGAAATATTGTTCATGAAGTCCATAAGGACTTTCCTGAGGTCGAACTCATCGACATGTATGTCGACAACGCGGCCATGCAGATAGTACGCGATCCCAAACAGTTTGACGTTATCGTCACAAAAAACCTGTTTGGCGACATTCTCAGCGATATCTCCGGCATGATCACCGGAAGCCTCGGCATGCTTCCTTCGGCAAGTATCGGCTCAAGCCATGCGCTCTATGAGCCTATTCACGGCAGCGCCCCGGACATCGCAGGGCAGAACAAAGCCAACCCGATAGCTACGATCGCATCGGCGGCCATGATGTTCGAACACAGCTTCTGTATGAAAAATGTCGCAGATGAAATATACAGCGCCATTGAAAAAACACTGGCTTCGGGATTCAGAACCGCCGATATCGCTAATCCGGAAGACACTATCGTTTCAACAACAGAGATGACCGATGCTATCGTAGCAAATCTTGAGGCATCATAA
- the ilvC gene encoding ketol-acid reductoisomerase, with amino-acid sequence MNVYYEQDADLKHLQGKNIAVLGYGSQGHAHALNLKESGLNVCVGLRTDSSSCAKARQAGLEVNTIADAVKWADIIMILLPDQYQKAIYETEIAPNLETGNTLAFAHGFNIHYKQIVPPETVNVIMIAPKSPGHLVRRTFTEGNGVPCLIAVHQDYTGNAKEQALAWAKGLGGAKAGVIETTIKDETETDLFGEQAVLCGGSAELIKAGFETLVEAGYPEELAYFECLHELKLIVDLYYEGGLSRMNYSVSDTAEYGGMTRGPRLITPAVKAEMKKILEEVQDGRFAKEFIDECNSGYKNLTSLRESNTNHPIEKVGAKLRNMMSWLIKK; translated from the coding sequence ATGAATGTCTACTATGAGCAGGATGCAGATTTAAAGCACCTGCAAGGAAAAAATATCGCTGTTCTCGGATACGGCAGTCAGGGCCATGCCCATGCGCTCAACCTTAAAGAGAGCGGCCTGAACGTCTGTGTCGGTCTTCGTACCGACAGCTCATCCTGCGCAAAAGCAAGACAAGCCGGCCTGGAGGTCAACACCATTGCCGATGCCGTCAAATGGGCTGACATCATCATGATTCTTCTTCCGGACCAGTACCAGAAAGCCATCTACGAGACAGAAATTGCACCGAATCTCGAAACGGGCAACACCCTCGCGTTTGCTCATGGATTCAATATCCATTACAAGCAGATCGTCCCTCCCGAGACGGTCAACGTCATCATGATCGCCCCGAAAAGTCCAGGCCACCTGGTTCGCCGTACCTTCACCGAAGGCAATGGTGTTCCCTGTCTGATTGCTGTCCACCAGGATTACACCGGCAATGCCAAAGAGCAGGCTCTTGCATGGGCAAAAGGTCTTGGCGGCGCAAAAGCAGGCGTTATTGAAACCACAATCAAAGACGAAACCGAAACCGATCTTTTCGGCGAACAGGCTGTCCTTTGCGGCGGCTCTGCTGAATTGATCAAGGCTGGCTTCGAAACGCTGGTTGAAGCAGGTTACCCTGAGGAACTTGCATATTTTGAATGTCTGCACGAACTGAAACTGATCGTCGATCTCTACTATGAAGGCGGTCTGTCACGCATGAACTATTCAGTCAGTGACACCGCTGAGTACGGCGGGATGACACGCGGCCCTCGTCTCATTACGCCTGCAGTCAAGGCTGAAATGAAAAAAATTCTCGAGGAAGTGCAGGATGGAAGGTTTGCAAAAGAGTTCATTGATGAATGCAATTCGGGGTACAAAAACCTTACCAGCCTTCGCGAATCAAATACGAACCACCCCATCGAGAAAGTCGGGGCAAAACTCCGCAACATGATGAGCTGGCTCATTAAAAAATAA
- the ilvN gene encoding acetolactate synthase small subunit yields MKHIISVLVENKFGTLNRVAAMFSARGFNLESISIGETEDSEISRMTIITKGDDRIISQILKQLNRLIDTIKVTDLTHQPHLSRELLLITLKLGRSSQHEIFELINVFKGKVVDIKQKSITIEVVGSPDKINTSIDMFRPFGIKEIARSGTVALHRGEN; encoded by the coding sequence ATGAAACATATTATCTCCGTACTGGTTGAAAACAAGTTCGGCACACTCAACAGGGTCGCCGCCATGTTCAGCGCACGCGGCTTCAATCTCGAAAGCATCTCCATCGGTGAAACCGAAGACAGTGAGATTTCGAGAATGACCATTATCACCAAAGGTGACGACCGCATTATCAGTCAGATCCTTAAACAGCTCAATCGGCTCATTGATACGATCAAGGTTACCGATCTTACGCATCAGCCGCACCTGTCACGTGAACTGCTCCTGATAACCCTGAAACTCGGCAGAAGCTCACAACATGAGATTTTCGAACTCATCAACGTTTTTAAGGGAAAAGTCGTGGATATAAAACAAAAATCCATTACTATTGAGGTCGTTGGTTCGCCAGATAAAATCAATACAAGCATTGACATGTTCAGGCCGTTCGGCATCAAAGAGATAGCCCGTTCCGGCACGGTTGCCCTGCACCGCGGGGAGAACTGA
- the ilvB gene encoding biosynthetic-type acetolactate synthase large subunit — MVTSGQTMNGSEILFECLRREHVEYIFGYPGGALLQVYETLYDVKDIKHILVRHEQGAAHMAEGYARATGKPGIVLVTSGPGATNTVTGITNAYMDSSPMVVFTGQVPSNLIGNDAFQEADIVGITRPITKHNFLVKDVKDLALTIRKAFYLATHGRPGPVLVDLPKDVMNSECIFDWPKTIDIRGFKPTIKTHENQVKKAAKMIAKAKKPLLYVGGGVIAAEASEELRKLAIAQNIPVTMTLQGLGAFPGNDPLSMGMLGMHGTYWANQAVNNCDLLISVGARFDDRVTGKTETFATHAYKIHNDIDPTNIDKNIKVDLPVVGDAKQFLQGILDALPKTKENRKPWLAEIEKWRSQCPLTYTIDDDSLKTEFVIEEVSRQTHGDAVITTDVGQHQMWTSQYYSFRNPRSILTSGGLGTMGYGLPAAIGAAFGVHDRPVVLFCGDGGFMMNIQELVTAVYYKLPIKIFLINNNFLGMVRQWQELFHQEKYSFTDLEDSNPDFIRVVEAFGCKARRAENPEEARQAISEALAYNDGPCFVEFRVVKKDMVFPMVPAGASISDMLLDRLNPKTMV, encoded by the coding sequence ATGGTTACATCAGGCCAAACAATGAACGGCTCTGAAATATTGTTCGAATGTCTCCGACGCGAACATGTTGAGTATATTTTCGGCTACCCCGGCGGAGCCCTGCTGCAGGTTTATGAAACCCTCTATGATGTCAAGGACATCAAGCACATTCTTGTTCGTCACGAACAGGGCGCTGCCCATATGGCTGAAGGCTATGCGCGTGCAACCGGAAAACCCGGCATCGTTCTGGTTACCTCAGGTCCCGGAGCCACCAATACGGTTACCGGCATTACCAATGCTTACATGGATTCATCGCCGATGGTTGTTTTCACCGGCCAGGTACCGAGCAATCTCATCGGCAACGACGCTTTTCAGGAAGCCGATATTGTCGGCATTACGCGGCCTATAACAAAACATAACTTCCTGGTCAAGGATGTCAAAGATCTGGCTCTGACCATCAGAAAAGCATTTTATCTGGCAACACATGGCAGACCAGGCCCGGTTCTCGTTGACCTGCCTAAGGATGTCATGAATTCCGAATGCATCTTCGACTGGCCAAAAACAATTGACATAAGAGGGTTCAAGCCGACCATAAAGACCCATGAAAATCAGGTCAAAAAAGCTGCAAAAATGATTGCAAAAGCAAAAAAACCGTTGCTCTATGTCGGTGGGGGCGTCATTGCTGCCGAGGCATCGGAGGAACTGAGAAAGCTTGCAATCGCACAGAACATTCCGGTCACCATGACGCTGCAGGGTCTGGGCGCGTTTCCCGGCAACGACCCGCTCAGCATGGGTATGCTCGGTATGCATGGCACCTACTGGGCAAACCAGGCCGTCAACAACTGCGATCTCCTGATCTCCGTCGGAGCTCGTTTTGACGACAGGGTAACGGGCAAAACCGAAACCTTTGCAACGCACGCATATAAAATTCATAACGACATCGATCCGACAAATATCGATAAGAACATAAAAGTCGATCTTCCTGTTGTCGGAGACGCAAAACAGTTCCTTCAGGGAATACTGGATGCACTTCCCAAAACCAAAGAAAACCGAAAGCCCTGGCTGGCAGAGATCGAAAAGTGGCGCTCGCAATGTCCGCTCACTTACACGATCGACGATGACTCGCTGAAAACCGAATTTGTCATAGAGGAGGTTTCACGACAGACACACGGTGATGCGGTTATCACCACCGATGTCGGCCAGCACCAGATGTGGACGAGCCAGTACTATTCATTCAGAAACCCGAGATCTATACTGACCAGCGGCGGCCTGGGAACAATGGGCTACGGGCTTCCGGCAGCAATAGGAGCTGCTTTCGGCGTTCACGACAGGCCTGTAGTGCTCTTTTGCGGTGATGGAGGGTTCATGATGAACATTCAGGAACTTGTCACCGCGGTATACTACAAGCTTCCGATAAAAATATTCCTGATCAACAACAATTTTCTCGGCATGGTCCGTCAGTGGCAGGAGCTGTTTCATCAGGAAAAATATTCATTTACCGACCTTGAGGACAGCAATCCCGATTTCATCCGGGTTGTCGAAGCATTTGGATGCAAGGCGCGCAGAGCGGAAAATCCTGAGGAGGCCCGCCAGGCTATCAGCGAGGCACTTGCCTACAATGACGGTCCGTGCTTTGTTGAATTCCGGGTCGTCAAAAAAGATATGGTTTTTCCGATGGTTCCTGCAGGCGCATCAATTTCAGATATGCTTCTTGACAGGCTGAATCCTAAAACAATGGTTTAA